Genomic DNA from Frondihabitans sp. PAMC 28766:
CGGCTCGGGCCGCGGCCACGTCACGATCAGGAGCGTGGCGAACGGGCCCAGCACGATCGAGACCAGGAACCAGGTCAGCCGCGACCGCCCCTTCGACTCGGCCAGCCCCGCATTCACGAGCGCCAACGTCAGCCATCCCCCGCCACCGGCGTAGTCGATATCCATGTCGGCGAGGCTAGCGGATCGGGCGGCGGCGGCCGCGCGGTGAGTAGCGTGCAAGCACCACTCCTCAGCGTCGAGAGAGACACCGCCATGCTTCGATCACACACTCGCCGGCACACCACGATCGTGGTTGCCGCTCTTGCTGCCTTCGGCCTGCTCGCCGCCCCGGTCACGTCGGCCGCCGGCGCGACACCCGCGCACTCGGCACCGCCGACCTCCGCCGGGCACTCGGCTGCGCCGCCCGCGCCCGGGCACTCGGCGCCGACCGTCGCCCCGACTCACCAAAACCCGATGGCCCTCACGCTGCCCGACGGCCAGACCGCCGCCAGCTGCGCCGACCCGACGGCGCTTCACGGCGCCACGCGGGGCGACCCCTACTGGTACCTCTACTGCACGAGCGACGCCCTGACGGCGACCGAGAAGAACGCCGACGGGTCGCTCGTGCAGCACATCGTGCCGACCTACCGGTCGCTCGACCTGACGCACTGGACGTACGTCGACGATGCGTTCACCCCGGCGTCCAAGCCCACCTGGGTCGGGGCTGCCAACGGCATCTGGGCGCCCGACGTGCTCTATCGCGACGGCCGGTACTTCATGTACTACGCCGCAAGCGACACTCCTGGGGCGGACGGCGCGGCCACGGGCGGCGGCTCCGCTGTCGGCCTCGCGACCAGCACCAGCCCCACCGGCCCCTGGACGGACTCGGGCGGCCCCGTCGTCGCCCCGCAGGAGGCCGCGAACGGCACCGGCGAGCGCTGGGAGTTCGACCCCGAGGTGATCAGCTGGCACGGCGCCTCGTACGTCTACTTCGGCAGCTACTTCGGGGGTGTCAACGTGCGGCAGCTGACCGCGGACGGGACTCGCTCGCTGCCTGCGACCGAGAAGCCGATCGCGATCGACAACCGGTACGAGGGCACCTACCTGATGCAGCACGACGGCTGGTGGTATTTCATGGGGTCGGCGACGAACTGCTGCAACGGCTCCCTGACGGGCTACGGCGTCTTCGTGGCGCGGTCGCGGAGCCCCCTCGGGCCGTTCCTCGACCAGGACGGTGCCTCGATCCTGAGCACCCGCGTCGGCGGCACGCCGCTCTTGGCCCAGAACGGCAATCGCTGGGTGGGTACCGGTCACAACACCGTCGTGACGGACTTCGCCGGGCAGAGCTGGATCATCTACCATGCGGTCGACCAGAGCGATCCCTACTACGCCGGGCAGCCCGGCTACACGAAGCGGCCCGTGCTCATCGATCCGCTCGACTGGAAGAACGGCTGGCCGATCGTTCGCGGGGGCGCGGGGCCGTCCGACACCGTGCAGGCGGGCCCTGCGGCTCAGCCCGGTGAACGGGCGTCGTACCGACCGCGATTCGTGGCAGACGACCAGCCGGGGCGCGTCGACGGTGCGGCCTCGACGACGTTCGACGGAAGCACGCTGCCCACTGCGCTGACGTGGACCCGCCAGCCCGCGGAGTCGACGTACTCGGTCTCGGGCGGTGCCTTCCGCTGGCAGACGCAGGATGCCGACATCCACCCGCCGACGACGCCGCTCGCCTCGGTGCTCGCGGAGGCCGCGCCGCACGGCGACTACGTCGTCGAGACTCGGGTGGCCGTCAACACCCCGGCCACCGGCGACGGCCTCAACTACGTGCAGGGCGGCCTCATCGTCTACGGCGACGACGGCAACTACGTGCGGCTGACGTCCAACTCGATCTTCGACACGCGCCAGACCGAGTTCGGCAAGGAGGTGACGCCGGTGCCCGCAGGATCACCGAACTACGGCAACATGGTCGTCGGCCCGGTCGGCTCGTCGACCACCCTCCGCATCGCGCACCGGCTCGTCGGCGGCACCGACGAGTACACCGCCTATACGAGCGTCGACGGCCGACACTTCGTCAAGGGCGGCACGTGGGATGCGGCCCTCGGCTCGCACCCGCGCATCGGCCTCATCTCGCTCGGCGGCGCCGGCTACACCAGCACCTTCTCGTACCTGAAGGTCAGCGCGCTCGCGCGCTGACGCCGCTGCGCGCAGGTTGCAGGACGTCAGGCCGTCGGTCACGCCACGACGAGCGGCAGCTGCTTCACGCCCTGCACAACGGCGTCCGCCGCCGTCTCGGTGCTGATACTTCTTCGATGGTGAGACGCTGAGCGACTGACAGAGGTCTTCTTGATGAAGTCGGACCCAGCGGCCGTCGACGACAGAACGGTCGTAGCGCTCCGTCACGAAGACGTCGCGCCCGCCGAGCGTCATGAGTTCGGATGACGCCACGGTGTTGCCGAGGAATGCCGCGGCATGCATCGTCATCTGCTCGACGACGTCGATTCGTCGCACGTCCCCGGTCACGGGCTTGAGGATGTGCGTCGTCGGAGTCGCATCCTCCGGCACGCCCCATGTGCCGTTCGGCAGTCGATGCAAGGCGATCTTCGGCTGCGCTCCGGCGAGGCTGAAGCGCCCGACGGCGTCGTCGTTGGAGATGCCGTCCGCGTATTCGCTGACGACGTGCTCGAGCATCGTGGCGACCTCGTCGTCACTCACGCGACGGACGCTTGTGCGACCGGCCGTCGCGTCGGATCCTGCGGTTCCGGGCTCGACGAGTTGGACGGCACCGGCGACCTCCGAGCCCACGTGCCGAAGGAGGGCGAACGGATTGGCCGGGTTCGCGGCGAATCGACGACCGATCGCTCGGAGCGCCTCTTCGCTGTCGGGAAGGAGGCCCTGCAGGGCGGGAAGGACGACGCGCTCCTTGTGGACGGCACCGGCCAGGAGCATGGACAGCGGCAACGGTGTGGCGACAGGATTCACGCGGTACTCGTCGTCGTACGTGAACGACAGGTTGCCCGACGCGGACTGCGTCACTCGACCGCAGCGGGCCCCATCAAGCAGGACGTCGAGCTCGGTCACCAGCGCACCTCGCCCGATACGTTGTCGCGAAGCGCCAGCTCGAACCCGAGGGCCTGGAAGACATCCATCAGCTTGCCCGCCTCGATGCTGGGCTTGCCGGCCTCGACGTCGGCGACGAACGAGCGAGAGACATGCGACAGGCTTGCGAGCTGGGATTGCGTCAGGCCGCGCTGGTCACGGAGTTCGCGAACGAGAGCGGACGTTTCGCGCATCGTGTACATCAGGCCCTCGCTCCAGGTGTCGCCGTACGGAGACATTAGCATTTGTCGCCGTACGGCTACAACCCTCAATGTCGCCGTTCGGCGACACACTAATACGGAGGGGCGAGTCGATACTCACCCTGCAACGATAGGCCGTATGGAACTGCTGATCTTCGGGGTGCTGGGCGTGCTCGCGATCGCCGCGGCAACGGCATTCGGCCCGCGGATCGGCATCGCGACGCCCCTGCTGCTCGTGCTGTTCGGCATCGGCCTCAGCCTCGTGCCCGCTCTTCCCAACCTCGTGATCAACCCCGACTGGATCCTGGTGGGGGTGCTCCCACCGCTGCTCTACTCGTCGTCGGTGGCGATGCCGGCGATGAACTTCCGGCGGGAGTTCGGGGCGATCGGCGGTCTGAGCGTCGTGCTCGTGATCGTCAGCTCGGTCATCATCGGCGTCTTCTTTCACCTGCTGATCCCGGGCCTGTCGCTGTCGTGGGGCATCGCCCTCGGCGCGATCGTCAGCCCGACCGACGCGGTGGCGACCTCGATCATCAAGAAGGTCGGGGTCTCGCCGCGCGCCGTCGCCATTCTCGAGGGCGAGAGCCTGCTCAACGACGCGACGGCGCTCGTGATCCTGAAGTCGGCGATCGTCGCGGCCGGCGCCGCCTTCTCGATCGGCGGGGCGATCGGCACGTTCTTCTACTCTGTCGCCGTCGCCGTCGCGATCGGCTGGGCCGCGGGTCTCCTCAACCTCCTGGTGCGCAAGCGGGTGAAGGATGCGACGGTCAACACCGTCATCTCGTTCGCCGTGCCATGCGTGGCCTCGATCCCGGCCGAGATGCTGAGATCGTCGGGCCTCGTGGCGGCCGTCGTCGCCGGGCTCGTGACCGGCACGCTGGCGCCGCGTCTGCTCAGCCCGCAGCATCGCCTGTCCGACTCGCAGAACTGGGGCACCGTCGAGGTCGTGCTCGAGGGCGCGCTCTTCCTGGTGACCGGCCTGCAGATGTCAGGGCTGGCGTCGCAGCTGGTGGGCGAGTCGACCGGTGTGGCAAGCGCCATCGGGATCGCGGCGGGGGCGCTGCTGCTGACCGTCCTGATCCGGGCCGGCTATGTGAGCCTGCTGCTCGGGCTGCTGCGCACCCGCACCAGGCGCGGCGCGAACATGAAAGAGCAGCTCGTGTCGATGCAGCAGCGCCTCGACTCGGGTAACGCCCTCAGCTGGAACGAGAGCCGGCAGCTCGACGCCCTCGAGGCGAGCGCCACAACCACGGGCGACGAGGAGGACGCGCGGCGGCTGAAGGAGATCCAGCAGGCGCAGGACGCCCACGACGAGCAAGCGCGACAGCGGCAGGAGGAGGAGCAGCTGCTGGGGGGCGGGCCCCGAGGCGGCGAGTCGCAGGGCGCCGACTCGCAGGGCAGCGAGTCGCAAGGCAGCGAGTCGCAAGGCGCCGGCAGCGCGCGACGAGCGCGGCGCATCGAGCGAGGGGCCGGGGCCCGCCGGGCCAGCCGGCGAGGGCGCCCCCTGCCCGACGAGGGCGCCCTCGCGCGAGTGCGCAAGCGCGTGGTCCGCGGGCTCGCCGACATCGAGTACTTCCTCCAAGAGCAGCTCGGCTGGAAGGAAGGGTCGATCATCGTCTGGGCAGGCATGCGCGGGGCCGTGACGTTGGCCGCCGCCGAGACGCTGCCGACCGGCCACGACTCCCCGCCGCACCGCGCGCTGCTCGTGTTCATCGCGTTCGTCGTCGCTGCCGGGTCGCTGCTCGTGCAGGGCGGCACCATCGGCTGGCTCGTCAGGCTGATCAAGCCGGCCACGCAGGATCCCGACGTGGCGCTCGCCGAACGCACCAAGCTCTTCGAGATGATGCGCGCCACGGCGAACGAAGCCCTCGACGGCGCCGACCCGTCGACGCTCGATCGCGACGGCCGCCTCAGAATCTTGACGGCGCAGCGGAACGCGCTGCTCGACGCGCGCGACGACGGCACCTACTCGGCCGACATGCTGAGCTACGTGCTCGAGGCGCTCGACGCCGACTGGATCGCGATCAGCATGCGCGGCGGCCCGGGCACCTGAGCCGTGCTACACACCGACGAGCGGCACGGAATCCAGCCCGCGGGCTAGAGTCTGTGCCGGTCGTCGGAGTTCAGCCGACCGGAAGGGGCCCGACGGCTAGAGGCCGAGGCGACGCGGGCCCGGCGCCTCGCGGCGGAAGCGCCGCAGCAGCACCAGGGCGAGACCCATCAGCAGCCCGCCGAGGCCGATCAGCAGCATGCCGAACGTGCCCTGGCTGCCGGTGAAGGCGAGCGAACCCGGCCCGGTGCCGTGCCCGCCACCGCGAGTGACGGGGGCGGTCGAGCCTCCGTGCCCCGATCCTGGAGCCGCAGCCGCAGCCTCAGCCGGCGTCGGGTACCTCACCGTCAGCGTGGCGGAGACGAGCGCGTCGGCGGAGTCGGAGACCTCGTAGGCGATCGAGGCGGTGCCCGCGAAGTGCTTGACCGGGCTGAACACGACCTGGCCGGCGGCGACCGCGA
This window encodes:
- a CDS encoding sodium:proton antiporter, which codes for MELLIFGVLGVLAIAAATAFGPRIGIATPLLLVLFGIGLSLVPALPNLVINPDWILVGVLPPLLYSSSVAMPAMNFRREFGAIGGLSVVLVIVSSVIIGVFFHLLIPGLSLSWGIALGAIVSPTDAVATSIIKKVGVSPRAVAILEGESLLNDATALVILKSAIVAAGAAFSIGGAIGTFFYSVAVAVAIGWAAGLLNLLVRKRVKDATVNTVISFAVPCVASIPAEMLRSSGLVAAVVAGLVTGTLAPRLLSPQHRLSDSQNWGTVEVVLEGALFLVTGLQMSGLASQLVGESTGVASAIGIAAGALLLTVLIRAGYVSLLLGLLRTRTRRGANMKEQLVSMQQRLDSGNALSWNESRQLDALEASATTTGDEEDARRLKEIQQAQDAHDEQARQRQEEEQLLGGGPRGGESQGADSQGSESQGSESQGAGSARRARRIERGAGARRASRRGRPLPDEGALARVRKRVVRGLADIEYFLQEQLGWKEGSIIVWAGMRGAVTLAAAETLPTGHDSPPHRALLVFIAFVVAAGSLLVQGGTIGWLVRLIKPATQDPDVALAERTKLFEMMRATANEALDGADPSTLDRDGRLRILTAQRNALLDARDDGTYSADMLSYVLEALDADWIAISMRGGPGT
- a CDS encoding family 43 glycosylhydrolase, with translation MLRSHTRRHTTIVVAALAAFGLLAAPVTSAAGATPAHSAPPTSAGHSAAPPAPGHSAPTVAPTHQNPMALTLPDGQTAASCADPTALHGATRGDPYWYLYCTSDALTATEKNADGSLVQHIVPTYRSLDLTHWTYVDDAFTPASKPTWVGAANGIWAPDVLYRDGRYFMYYAASDTPGADGAATGGGSAVGLATSTSPTGPWTDSGGPVVAPQEAANGTGERWEFDPEVISWHGASYVYFGSYFGGVNVRQLTADGTRSLPATEKPIAIDNRYEGTYLMQHDGWWYFMGSATNCCNGSLTGYGVFVARSRSPLGPFLDQDGASILSTRVGGTPLLAQNGNRWVGTGHNTVVTDFAGQSWIIYHAVDQSDPYYAGQPGYTKRPVLIDPLDWKNGWPIVRGGAGPSDTVQAGPAAQPGERASYRPRFVADDQPGRVDGAASTTFDGSTLPTALTWTRQPAESTYSVSGGAFRWQTQDADIHPPTTPLASVLAEAAPHGDYVVETRVAVNTPATGDGLNYVQGGLIVYGDDGNYVRLTSNSIFDTRQTEFGKEVTPVPAGSPNYGNMVVGPVGSSTTLRIAHRLVGGTDEYTAYTSVDGRHFVKGGTWDAALGSHPRIGLISLGGAGYTSTFSYLKVSALAR
- a CDS encoding helix-turn-helix transcriptional regulator, with product MLMSPYGDTWSEGLMYTMRETSALVRELRDQRGLTQSQLASLSHVSRSFVADVEAGKPSIEAGKLMDVFQALGFELALRDNVSGEVRW